A DNA window from Mya arenaria isolate MELC-2E11 chromosome 17, ASM2691426v1 contains the following coding sequences:
- the LOC128224149 gene encoding uncharacterized protein LOC128224149 — translation MDSQFPFHLMMSKRAVSAYYVLVCIVLANVHADCPVSRCEWFPWEAWSECSTSCGGGSRTRSRTICCKSGQNWSECLSDCGMDPNDRSGSRDSGKCNSWCYNGGAVSTYGCDCPAEYYDYCCHSDMCSWNNHYCWPGSCFPYNHANDCSCAPGFSKISKTGETSCQPTIKPSILTCNTVVIGPNGEKKRAMSSSNLSACQYLQDMYGNYQPTTMQFDLLAEYTIDISSFSRPLFISEQNFGITDSTVYIQRQSISGSITTLSTNRRLTDVNSSQSVKNTHQDSHNLTTTYILGNGQALCLEYEAKGGGYLKAKDKTTQTIFSAKPYHKTVEQRTICYRYDSQPPEHCSKLSSCSCDPLQLGKRITQSNFHHVEFGGWVDPVPPEGGSRTASSIESYEIQVNEVLPSKGTLKVEYTSIIESSKVNHTVTNMDLHLTSDTPKLYCLTLEVKDVADNVRQCRRFVLYDNTSSIQIWNEKPFRFTSASPSTDYTWQTHHNDVCLSWQDYFYNDFYIHNELLNPIEPDPHGLITGSYEQTTGEIPVSGTSNVYGIIAYHISWSLNHGTFSVEKPVPSFKNQSFCKDLNVKDGETYTLNVKATDIAGNTLSDNRTVFIDGSAPHLSNFWLEKDGYEMLYVHNSTDLSKMKMTFDALDPESGLSKIQWTFGINDTKSELLSEHLAVRMINDSCTTTQCYCPDIGECAFFNYTIPLNKLNVKDMHIGNHNRNYYFTIKVTNMAGLSTTEHIDVLVDDSPPSEGVVFEGPEDSPDIDYTSDDSILVHWHGFIDHESGIKLYRVGLSDRCLSSKDLYNFTEVPSISILMERPFSEESVRIPTTFTGKRFLTVIALNNAMEPSKPVCSDGITRDLSPSEFRNMTLQHGQLSESLICLHGEVYLMQTNMQRAKLHNTSVCRSICAADLESHKVTEIFQIDEIKEKDEDISSFLCEHLPLYTNDTIIYLPNDNIFITWDIEEDGSQIQDFFVGLGFNPTEIESPSIVAYQSTHKKNYFRRKHEGIGSDELFFIFVKVINKAGLERISTIGPVLIDQTPPLNRTLPQVIVESEHIVFGWDSSTFYDEEQTAQIDQIYFQIAHNGIAATLFLEWRLDSSAPCPSYSGGCFRYPLRRLQLQDTDNYLEFYINMHVYNNAGHYLSVASQPFQLPSRYPPGQTVIFDIDPAVNNSIMDVDVHFTKEVLCASWKSSLHHENLALELGVGLSNTTDDVVKFQYISNINTYCINSTFIRPNIKYVFLLRTSGTGGVSVSFSDGIMVLDEIETTHSLSVNIGYDCLNQVGNTYDVTSANNSARMTIKESLHVGQRYIINTPYKVIVSSDDGIVSTEGNDTFIRPFVNRPALVIKVVHSAFVRDVFGLQLILCPVQNVLLQTERLVVTWKFVDSKLASLYKNVELAFSVGVSERNSIAGRNRTFVVPYQPPIDNNYSILEEYYFLTNQKYVAEVRICSKLECMKPVQSSEFSIERLNPVLQITEASLLIGDMCIRVKLQWSIEDKDIDIVFYQWTLAQDVEGQKTLLSWKSIPDDSLGITVEDCVVLPVHGHISSYACIKAYSVSGQLIRSCKKLAMLDFGTYDANAVYDFDTRSESWTQIQSIIHSSNVGDMYTFLHDNELDFGTSNLRPAAAVMHANERNVSWYLMTSRHVPYDCDTDVSCLKEMVTSDGFAIFEETDVFLHATFYLCVSSNTTVVERERYTESLDEIKSCSDGFILDNTAPIPGKIDIQNVNGYITDIEHAVITWDTFYKEEGASLLGYPDDMQHYSIGVGYSPNRDDIISFRNKGRETAVMLSLAGIADGTSVYFTVHGSDYFGLSSEVVSTALVTDTSPPTEGKIHIEQKLAYYSSDTISIRLVGFHDDHSGISYFNVGIGSSNTMVDTLSMTKYYSDTVNIDLHDSNILEGHQYFILVQAINRADIPSAIVSKQFILDRTPPIGGHVLDGNWESKVDLDYQSDIYTIHANWKDFSDIESDIDYFNVGLGTDHYATDVQELTNVGLKQDVLWNGPFIPGEKYYTTVESCNKAGLCTQRSSDGIILDNSPPIMGRVQAGSGIHHSRYLPLNTSLKLQWAGFEDPQSDIDHFEVCLGRQKNMCDIVPSFNALLHSYMIKSNISLPIKTPIFATVWAFNGVGMNVSSASDAILVDVTAPYNNIKPSIMLDYNTVKDKTAQWEKSIIEVFWEFLDDESPIFNHELSLFTHHEGHTPVEKVHLGSEKHYTINLDGKNWLHNGDIYFVVITSCNAAGLCSTERTNDILIDSTPPHQGGLKPQMLWENYRDTNGLHSNVSLTWYGFYDQESGIERYYVTVSRYFSKQELSGGVLIQNHDNTSEEQHGNFTLTEALKPDDLIIVSVWTANSVGLNSSVARVSLFALSSENSPVIENQRGILELEKHSCDVHFCNKDCTCAVVGKPCIEAETNMTCVEIDAFNTTDIDLTRFAVFGGLQFKPLTLTASSACLAGHWTQVEHSRNVTGIHRFEWSIGIHNQPHGEGIFDLQKEFPWVDIGLRQEFVHCLPINRSLIHGELYDIYVKTWYGPSEFAIFTSKSIKVDQTPPSVLRGRYIIEGMQNCATDLDFIDWTDEISACWSGVFSEQQSDIQHYLVALGTSPNVDDVFASQHMGLKTKISIVNLTLEHAVRYYFTVTAVNTAWLHTSVSSDGFIVDTTPPSDGVVFNTITHKNVAYQSSVTSLGLSWHGFQDHCSGIQSYYAAVVEKQEPPYSSTNFTQVYLKTTVTFKDLDLTPGSVYYGVVKAIDAAGHESDFIASPGVIIDPSPPKGYSCDQFEDTGVIEFLDDSKDNWTKTIFAQLDKDAVYRIEGSIENAFVDSVILQINRFITRIHTVLNHQQVTEFSYTFVSNQRVAHNITLSVDNHNNINNILGTIVLQKCSSIIENKTKALHVRQIRHDSVGVTAMIQDKESDLKMVQIGAGTTPGGFQIQPLSPIHVDIMSGIIKGHLVHAMKLYTTVIAENHAGLASVFQLTEPIIIDHTSPIITDVEALATVVYVNESGEIALRVQVNATWNVVDDESDIKHCTCCIGMFPNKNNVQDQWFADTLSSCESNLLQLNHGDKVYVNINCVNYVELATTTSIASNTVSMDFITSNQATVNILPANEGLISSIPLTVGPTKLQSNTSMVQISWSGFEDISGIDFYEYCISDERNATIVDWTNVHLKTVATTRGLTLHNTETLNVSVRATNTGHYRSEAVNASLFTISQPPALSGSPMLTSRNKHLIHIDWEQAFDTLPEIPVLYSLVVGSKEGFTDILDISYYTGHTYDIVAPSSTLISPKISELFFTITCAYPTGISSVYRTIFTM, via the exons atatgtgTTCATGGAACAACCATTACTGTTGGCCTGGCAGCTGCTTTCCATACAATCATGCCAATGATTGCTCTTGCGCCCCAGGGTTTagcaagatttcaaaaaccgGGGAAACTTCGTGTCAACCGACTATAAAACCATCAATCTTAACATGTAATACTGTGGTTATTGGACCAAATGGTGAAAAGAAAAGAGCAATGTCATCAAGCAATTTATCCGCGTGTCAGTATTTACAAGATATGTATGGGAATTATCAGCCGACGACAATGCAGTTTGATTTGCTTGCTGAATACACAATTGACATTTCCAGCTTTTCGCGtcctttatttatttctgaacaAAACTTTGGAATAACAGACTCAACAGTATATATACAACGCCAATCCATATCAG GTTCAATCACAACGTTATCAACAAACAGGCGATTAACAGATGTAAATTCAAGCCAGTCTGTTAAGAACACGCATCAGGATTCACATAATCTTACGACTACATACATTCTCGGAAATGGCCAGGC gTTGTGTTTGGAATACGAAGCAAAAGGTGGTGGTTACTTGAAAGCCAAAGATAAGACAACCCAAACTATTTTTAGCGCTAAGCCTTACCACAAAACTGTAGAACAACGAACAATCTGCTATCGATATGACAGCCAACCACCCGAACACTGTTCAAAACTATCGTCATGTAGCTGCGATCCTCTTCAACTAGGCAAACGGATAACGCAATCAAATTTCCATCACGTTGAGTTTGGCGGTTGGGTGGATCCCGTTCCTCCAGAGGGTGGCTCGCGCACAGCTTCATCCATTGAGAGCTACGAAATTCAGGTAAATGAGGTTTTGCCATCGAAAGGGACATTAAAGGTAGAGTACACATCAATAATTGAAAGTTCAAAGGTAAACCACACAGTCACAAACATGGATTTACATCTAACCTCAGACACACCCAAGCTCTATTGTTTAACACTGGAGGTTAAGGATGTTGCAGACAATGTTCGACAGTGTCGCCGTTTTGTTCTATACGATAACACTTCGTCTATTCAAATCTGGAATGAAAAGCCTTTCAGATTTACATCAGCTTCACCTTCTACCGATTACACATGGCAAACCCATCACAATGATGTCTGCTTAAGCTGGCAAGATTACTTTTACAACGATTTCTACATACACAATGAACTTTTGAATCCTATTGAGCCCGACCCTCACGGTCTCATTACCGGCTCATATGAGCAAACAACTGGGGAGATACCTGTATCTGGAACATCGAATGTGTATGGTATTATTGCATACCATATATCGTGGAGCCTGAATCACGGTACATTCTCTGTAGAAAAACCCGTCCCTTCATTCAAGAATCAATCATTTTGCAAGGATTTGAATGTTAAAGATGGAGAAACATACACACTGAACGTAAAGGCAACTGATATAGCTGGAAATACCCTAAGCGATAACCGAACTGTTTTTATTGATGGCTCTGCGCCACACCTCAGCAACTTTTGGCTTGAGAAAGATGGATACGAAATGCTGTATGTACATAATAGCACGGatctttcaaaaatgaaaatgacctTTGATGCACTTGATCCAGAAAGTGGCTTATCTAAAATACAGTGGACGTTTGGAATAAACGACACAAAGAGCGAGCTCCTGAGTGAGCACCTTGCTGTTAGGATGattaat GATTCATGCACAACCACACAGTGCTACTGCCCGGATATTGGTGAATGTGCATTCTTCAACTACACAATACCACTCAACAAACTAAATGTTAAGGATATGCACATTGGCAATCACAATAGAAACTATTATTTTACCATAAAAGTAACAAACATGGCTGGGCTTTCAACAACGGAACATATTGACGTGCTTGTTGATGATTCGCCACCTTCAGAAGGTGTTGTTTTCGAAG GTCCAGAAGATTCCCCTGACATTGACTACACAAGTGATGATTCCATTCTCGTGCACTGGCATGGTTTTATAGACCACGAAAGCGGCATCAAGCTGTACAGGGTCGGTTTGTCCGACCGATGTCTAAGTTCAAAAGACCTATACAACTTTACAGAAGTACCAAGTATATCGATTCTTATGGAGCGTCCTTTCTCCGAGGAATCGGTCCGAATCCCAACGACCTTTACCGGAAAGCGATTTCTGACCGTTATTGCACTTAATAATGCCATGGAACCTTCGAAGCCTGTGTGTTCAGATGGCATTACGCGTGATCTTTCACCGTCAGAATTTAGAAATATGACTTTACAGCATGGCCAATTATCAGAAAGCCTAATATGTTTGCATGGAGAAGTATATTTAATGCAGACAAACATGCAAAGAGCAAAGCTTCATAATACGTCCGTTTGCCGAAGTATTTGTGCTGCTGATCTTGAGTCACACAAAGTTACCGAAATCTTTCAGATAGATGAAATAAAAGAGAAGGATGAAGATATTTCTTCCTTTCTTTGCGAGCACTTGCCCTTGTACACAAACGATACAATCATCTATCTTCCCAATGATAACATCTTTATCACTTGGGATATTGAGGAAGACGGAAGTCAAATTCAAGATTTCTTTGTTGGATTAGGATTTAATCCTACTGAAATAGAGAGTCCGTCCATTGTAGCGTATCAGtccacacacaaaaaaaactatttcaGACGAAAACATGAGGGAATAGGGTCTGACGAATTATTCTTCATTTTCGTGAAAGTAATCAATAAAGCTGGTTTAGAGAGAATATCAACAATAGGCCCTGTACTCATTGATCAAACACCGCCTTTGAATAGAACCCTTCCTCAAGTTATCGTTGAATCTGAGCACATTGTATTTGGATGGGATAGCAGCACATTCTATGACGAAGAGCAGACTGCACAAATCGATCAAATATATTTCCAGATCG CACATAACGGTATTGCTGCAACACTGTTTCTGGAATGGCGTCTAGACTCATCTGCCCCGTGCCCTTCGTACTCTGGTGGGTGTTTTCGATATCCCTTACGCCGATTACAGTTACAAGATACGGACAATTACCTTGAGTTTTACATTAACATGCATGTGTACAACAATGCCGGACATTATCTATCCGTCGCAAGTCAACCCTTTCAGCTCCCATCAAGATATCCTCCCGGACAAACTGTTATATTTGATATAGATCCCGCAGTGAATAACAGTATTATGGACGTTGACGTTCATTTTACGAAGGAAGTGCTTTGTGCGAGTTGGAAAAGTTCCTTACACCATGAGAATTTAGCATTGGAACTAGGAGTAGGATTATCAAATACTACTGATGACGTAGTGAAGTTTCAATATATAAGCAATATCAACACGTATTGCATAAACTCCACCTTTATCCGaccaaatattaaatatgttttcttgttaagGACATCCGGCACCGGAGGAGTCTCGGTTTCTTTTTCTGATGGCATAATGGTTTTAGACGAAATCGAAACAACACATTCACTGTCCGTAAATATTGGGTATGACTGCCTGAATCAAGTAGGTAATACATACGATGTTACCTCAGCAAACAACTCTGCGCGTATGACAATTAAAGAATCACTGCACGTTGGCCAACGTTACATTATCAACACTCCATACAAAGTCATTGTAAGTTCAGACGATGGAATTGTCTCAACAGAGGGCAATGACACTTTCATTAGACCGTTTGTGAACAGACCGGCATTGGTAATAAAAGTTGTACATTCAGCTTTTGTGCGTGACGTTTTCGGGTTGCAGCTTATATTATGCCCAGTTCAGAACGTTCTGCTTCAGACTGAGCGACTTGTCGTTACCTGGAAGTTTGTCGATTCAAAACTTGCTTCTCTTTATAAAAACGTTGAACTAGCATTTAGTGTTGGCGTCAGTGAAAGGAATTCAATCGCAGGACGTAACAGGACATTTGTTGTACCTTACCAACCGCCTATCGATAACAACTATTCTATTTTAGAAGAATATTACTTTCTTACTAACCAGAAGTATGTTGCTGAAGTAcggatttgttcaaaactggAATGCATGAAACCGGTACAATCGAGTGAATTCTCTATTGAACGACTTAATCCAGTTTTGCAGATAACCGAAGCATCTTTATTGATTGGAGACATGTGTATCCGTGTCAAATTGCAATGGTCCATTGAGGACAAGGATATTGATATAGTATTTTATCAATGGACATTAGCTCAGGACGTAGAGGGTCAAAAAACACTTCTCTCTTGGAAATCTATTCCTGATGACTCTCTCGGTATAACG GTTGAAGACTGTGTTGTACTGCCCGTCCATGGACATATTTCTTCATATGCTTGTATAAAAGCATACTCCGTCAGCGGACAATTAATAAGAAGCTGCAAAAAGCTAGCAATGTTAGACTTTGGAACTTACGACGCAAATGCTGTTTACGACTTTGATACCAGATCGGAATCTTGGACGCAAATTCAATCG ATAATTCACAGTTCGAATGTTGGAGACATGTATACTTTCCTACATGACAACGAACTTGACTTCGGAACTAGTAATTTAAGGCCAGCCGCAGCAGTTATGCACGCGAATGAACGTAATGTTTCATGGTATTTGATGACCTCACGACATGTACCCTATGATTGCGACACAGATGTatcatgtttaaaagaaatggtCACATCGGATGGGTTTGCTATTTTCGAAGAAACCGATGTGTTCCTTCACGCAACATTCTATTTGTGTGTTTCCTCGAACACGACAGTTGTTGAAAGAGAGAGGTATACCGAATCACTTGACGAAATAAAGTCTTGCAGTGACGGATTTATTTTAGACAACACTGCCCCCATTCCTGggaaaattgatattcaaaacGTAAATGGGTATATAACTGACATTGAACATGCTGTTATCACATGGGACACTTTTTATAAAGAAGAAGGCGCTTCACTTCTTGGATATCCAGATGACATGCAACATTACTCTATCGGTGTTG GCTACAGTCCAAACCGAGACGATATTATTTCGTTTCGTAACAAAGGACGAGAAACGGCTGTCATGTTATCTCTAGCTGGCATCGCTGATGGGACTTCTGTTTATTTTACTGTACACG GTTCTGACTATTTTGGACTTTCGTCAGAGGTTGTTTCCACGGCGTTGGTTACTGACACATCACCTCCAACAGAGGGAAAAATTCACATTGAACAAAAACTTGCATACTATAGCAGTGACACAATTAGCATACGACTTGTTGGTTTTCATGATGATCACAGTGGAATTAGTTATTTCAATGTCGGAATCGGATCAAGCAATACAATGGTGGATACCTTATCAATGACAAAGTATTATTCAGATACTGTGAACATAGATCTTCATGATTCAAATATTCTAGAAGGCCATCAATACTTCATTTTGGTGCAG GCAATCAACAGGGCAGATATTCCGAGTGCAATCGTGTCAAAACAATTTATCTTAGATAGAACACCACCTATAGGAGGACACGTTTTGGATGGAAACTGGGAAAGCAAG GTAGATCTTGACTATCAATCAGACATATACACGATCCATGCAAACTGGAAGGATTTCTCAGACATTGAAAGCGACATAGACTATTTCAATGTAGGACTTGGAACAGACCATTACGCTACAGACGTTCAAGAGTTAACAAACGTTGGGTTGAAACAAG ATGTTTTATGGAATGGTCCATTTATTCCGGGAGAGAAATATTATACAACAGTAGAAAGCTGTAATAAAGCTGGCCTTTGTACACAAAGATCTTCAGATGGAATAATACTGGACAATTCCCCACCAATTATGGGTCGTGTTCAAGCCGGGTCTGGTATCCATCACAGCAGATATTTACCATTAAA CACGTCACTGAAATTACAATGGGCTGGATTTGAAGACCCTCAGTCTGATATCGATCATTTTGAAGTGTGTTTAGGACGTCAGAAAAACATGTGTGATATTGTTCCTTCTTTCAATGCCCTGCTTCACTCTTATATGATTAAGTCGAATATATCTTTGCCCATTAAAACGCCTATTTTTGCAACTGTGTGGGCCTTCAATGGAGTCGGAATGAACGTTTCCAGTGCATCTGATGCGATTCTCGTTGACGTTACAGCTCCGTACAACAACATAAAACCTTCAATTATGCTTGATTATAACACAGTAAAAGACAAAACCGCTCAATGGGAAAAGTCAATTATCGAAGTGTTTTGGGAGTTTTTAGACGACGAAAGCCCGATATTTAATCACGAGTTATCTCTCTTTACCCATCATGAAGGACACACACCCGTTGAAAAAGTACATCTCGGATCGGAAAAACACTACACCATTAACTTAGATGGAAAGAACTGGCTGCATAATGGggacatatattttgttgttattaccAGTTGTAACGCAGCAGGGCTATGTTCAACAGAGAGaacaaatgatattcttatCGACTCGACTCCCCCACACCAGGGTGGTCTGAAACCACAAATGCTTTGGGAAAATTATAGAGATACCAATGGACTTCACTCTAATGTCTCCTTGACTTGGTATGGTTTCTACGATCAGGAATCTGGTATAGAAAGATATTATGTTACTGTTTCAAGATATTTCAGCAAACAGGAACTCTCCGGTGGTGTTCTCATCCAGAACCATGATAACACATCAGAGGAACAACATGGAAACTTCACACTTACTGAAGCGTTAAAACCTGATGATCTTATAATTGTTTCAGTCTGGACTGCAAACAGTGTAGGTTTAAACAGCTCGGTTGCACGTGTATCCCTGTTTGCATTGTCCAGTGAGAATTCTCCCGTTATTGAAAATCAGCGGGGAATACTCGAACTAGAGAAACACTCTTGTGACGTTCATTTTTGCAACAAGGACTGCACATGCGCGGTAGTTGGAAAACCATGTATTGAAGCTGAAACAAATATGACTTGCGTTGAGATTGATGCATTTAACACGACTGATATCGACTTGACACGGTTTGCAGTGTTTGGAGGCCTTCAGTTCAAGCCTTTGACTTTAACTGCCTCATCTGCTTGTCTCGCCGGTCACTGGACGCAGGTCGAACATTCAAGAAACGTTACAGGCATTCATAGATTTGAGTGGAGCATAGGAATTCATAATCAGCCGCATGGAGAGGGGATTTTCGATTTACAAAAAGAGTTCCCTTGGGTTGATATAGGTTTGCGACAAGAATTTGTTCACTGCCTGCCTATTAATAGATCGCTTATTCATGGCGAGCTTTACGACATTTACGTAAAAACTTGGTACGGACCAAGTGAATTTGCAATCTTTACGTCTAAATCTATTAAGGTTGATCAAACGCCACCAAGTGTGCTTAGAGGACGATATATCATCGAAGGGATGCAAAATTGTGCAACAGATCTTGACTTCATCGACTGGACTGATGAGATTTCGGCGTGTTGGTCCGGGGTCTTTAGTGAGCAACAGAGCGATATACAACATTACTTGGTTGCTTTAGGAACTTCACCGAAcg TCGATGACGTATTTGCATCACAGCATATGGgcttgaaaacaaaaatttcTATTGTTAATCTGACTTTGGAGCATGCTGTTAGATACTATTTTACTGTCACTGCCGTGAATACTGCATGGCTTCACACTTCGGTATCGTCGGACGGATTCATTGTCGATACGACCCCACCGTCAGATGGCgttgtttttaatacaattacgCATAAGAACGTTGCATACCAATCGTCTGTTACCTCTCTGGGACTTTCGTGGCATGGGTTTCAGGACCATTGTTCAGGAATACAAAGTTACTATGCTGCTGTTGTGGAAAAGCAGGAGCCACCTTATTCTAGTACGAATTTCACACAAGTATACCTCAAGACGACCGTTACATTCAAGGATTTAGACTTGACTCCTGGCAGCGTTTACTACGGCGTTGTCAAGGCAATTGATGCCGCAGGACATGAAAGTGATTTTATTGCATCACCGGGGGTCATCATCGATCCTTCTCCACCTAAAGGCTACAGCTGTGACCAATTTGAAGACACGGGTGTCATTGAATTCTTGGACGATTCGAAGGATAATTGGACGAAGACAATTTTTGCACAATTAGACAAAGATGCCGTATACAGAATTGAAGGGTCTATTGAAAATGCTTTTGTAGATTCAGTTATTCTCCAAATCAATCGTTTTATTACTAGAATCCACACTGTTCTGAATCATCAACAAGTTACTGAATTTTCATACACGTTTGTGTCCAATCAAAGAGTAGCCCATAACATTACTTTGAGTGTTGACAATCATAATAATATCAACAACATCTTAGGaacaattgttttacaaaaatgttcgtcaattattgaaaacaaaacaaaagctcTTCATGTTCGGCAAATCAGACATGATTCTGTAGGTGTTACAGCTATGATTCAGGATAAAGAAAGTGATCTGAAAATG GTACAAATTGGTGCTGGAACTACACCTGGGGGCTTTCAAATTCAGCCATTAAGTCCCATTCATGTTGATATAATGAGTGGGATTATTAAAGGCCATCTTGTTCATGCGATGAAATTATATACGACGGTTATAGCTGAGAATCATGCAGGCCTGGCATCTGTTTTCCAGTTAACAGAACCGATTATTATTGACCACACTTCTCCGATTATCACCGATGTGGAGGCTTTAGCAACGGTAGTCTATGTAAATGAGTCGGGTGAAATCGCTTTGAGAGTGCAGGTTAATGCAACCTGGAATGTGGTAGACGATGAGAGCGATATTAAACATTGTACTTGTTGTATTG GAATGtttccaaacaaaaacaatgtacaaGACcagtggtttgcagatactCTGTCATCGTGTGAGTCGAACCTCCTGCAGCTTAACCACGGCGATAAGGTCTACGTCAATATCAACTGTGTCAATTATGTTGAGCTCGCAACGACAACATCTATAGCTTCTAATACGGTATCCATGGACTTTATTACCTCAAACCAAGCAACAGTTAACATTCTGCCAGCAAACGAAGGTCTGATCAGCTCAATACCGCTTACTGTAGGCCCGACTAAATTACAATCAAACACATCTATGGTACAAATCAGTTGGTCAGGATTCGAAGATATATCCGGTATTGATTTTTACGAATATTGTATATCGGACGAAAGAAATGCAACCATTGTAGACTGGACAAATGTTCACTTGAAGACAGTGGCAACTACTCGCGGACTAACATTACACAATACGGAAACACTGAACGTAAGCGTCAGGGCTACAAACACTGGACATTATAGAAGTGAGGCCGTTAATGCCTCGTTATTCACCATCAGCCAACCTCCAGCCTTGTCAG gaaGTCCAATGCTTACATCTCGAAACAAGCATCTTATTCACATCGACTGGGAACAGGCATTCGATACACTTCCTGAAATTCCAGTTCTGTATAGCCTCGTTGTGGGATCGAAAGAAGGATTCACCGATATTCTTGACATCAGCTATTACACTGGACATACATATGATATTGTGGCTCCGTCGTCTACGCTGATTTCACCGAAGATATCAGAGCTATTCTTTACCATAACATGTGCTTATCCAACAGGGATTTCGAGCGTTTACAGGACAATATTCACAATGTAA